TGAAAAATGGAACTTAAGATTATGCCGTAATGTAATAAAAGAACTAAAGAATTTGGATTTAAAAGTTATTTAGTTTTTTTAATAAGTTCTTGTTTTGGAGTTTGATTCTGAGAAGAGTCTGAAAATAAATTGAAAATTAAGGACGAGGCGATTAGTCCAAGAAGGCCTGAAATTAAAATAAATATCCAAAATCCTACTGGACTTAGATCCTTAGATTGTCTAGTTTTATTAGTTTTTTTAGCAACTTCTTCAACTATTTCTTCAATTTTTATCTCTTGCCTTTCTGTCTTGAATTCATTCATTATAAATTCTGTATCAAGTTTCAGCTTCTGTGAAATACGTCGAACCATTGCTTTGACAAATACTTTTTCAGGTAGTTCTTCTTCATTACCTTCTTCAATGGCTTTAAGTTGATGAGCTCCAATTTTTAAATCAGAAGCCAATTCTTTAATAGATTGATTTCTACTTAATCTGGCCTCTTTAATAAAATTTCCAATTCTTTTTAAAGAGGAATTTTCTCTTTTATTAATGTTTTCAGTAAAAGATTTTATTTCTTTCAAAGTAAGTAAATTTTTACTAATTATAGTAATTAATATTTTTCTATCAACTTTAAGATTATTTATTCCTAAAGAGATGCCTATAAGATGGATTATAAAGATTAGATCTTCTTTTAAAATTACTAATTGCTGGGCTAATTATGTAAATGGTTGTTCTAATTAGCTTTTTCTCAATAGAAAATTTTTCCATATCTTTTAATTCTATTAATGATGTCCAACCATCATCCCAAGATACTCTAAACCCCACAATCACTTGAGTCTCTGGAGGGTAAAACTCTAGTAGAGTTTTTTGAGACCTTTTCACATGCCTAGCACTTAGATAAAGACATATAGATGAATTATGTTTCGCAAGATCTTTCAGAGATTCTTTTTCGGGCATCCCTGTTCGCCCTCCTGCTCTAGTTAAAATTATTGTTTGCGTTACGTCAGGAATAGTTAACTCAGCTTCATGATATGCTGCAGCAACTTGAAAAGCACTTACTCCAGGAACAACCTCGATTTCAATTTTTTCGTTTTTTAAAATTTCGATTTGCTCTCTAATTGCTCCAAAAAGGCAAGGGTCTCCATCATGCAACCTTACAACAGTTTTCCCAGCCTGAAATTTTTCTATCATAATTGAGGTGATTTGCTCTAAGTTAAGTGAACTCGTTTTTATTTTTTCAGAACCTTCTTTAGCAGAATCTAAAATCTTTTCAGGAATTAGAGAATCAGTCCAAATAATGACATCTGCAACTTTTATCTTTTTTAATGCTTTTAAAGTTAATAATTCTGGGTCGCCTGGGCCAACACCAATAAAGGATATTTTGTTATCCATTCTTTCTATTTTTCCCACTATATGTTCTCAATCTTAAAAAAAATATTCCAATTAATCCAGAAGAAAATAGAAAAATACTTATAAATTGAGCCATTCTTATACCGCCATCACAGAAAGGTGGAAGTCCACCAATACATAGTGGGTCAGTTCTTAAACCTTCAATCCAGAA
This region of Prochlorococcus marinus str. GP2 genomic DNA includes:
- a CDS encoding helix-turn-helix domain-containing protein, with the translated sequence MKEIKSFTENINKRENSSLKRIGNFIKEARLSRNQSIKELASDLKIGAHQLKAIEEGNEEELPEKVFVKAMVRRISQKLKLDTEFIMNEFKTERQEIKIEEIVEEVAKKTNKTRQSKDLSPVGFWIFILISGLLGLIASSLIFNLFSDSSQNQTPKQELIKKTK
- the cobM gene encoding precorrin-4 C(11)-methyltransferase, with translation MDNKISFIGVGPGDPELLTLKALKKIKVADVIIWTDSLIPEKILDSAKEGSEKIKTSSLNLEQITSIMIEKFQAGKTVVRLHDGDPCLFGAIREQIEILKNEKIEIEVVPGVSAFQVAAAYHEAELTIPDVTQTIILTRAGGRTGMPEKESLKDLAKHNSSICLYLSARHVKRSQKTLLEFYPPETQVIVGFRVSWDDGWTSLIELKDMEKFSIEKKLIRTTIYIISPAISNFKRRSNLYNPSYRHLFRNK